A segment of the Deltaproteobacteria bacterium genome:
ATCCAGAAAAGGATTTGACCCGGGTCGCCTACTCGGGCGCCCATGACGCGACCATTGCTTCGGTGGTCAGCGGCCGGGTCGACGCGGCGGCTCTCGATATCACCGTGTGGCGCAAGTTTGTCGACGAGAAGAAAGTGGATACTGCCAAGGTCGATGTATTTTACACCACGCCGCCTTTTTACAATTACAATTGGTCGGTGCACGCCGATATGCCGGCGGCGCAGCGCGACCGCATCGCCAAGGCGTTCTTCGATCTCGACATGAACAACCCGGAGGGCAAGGAAATCCTGACCCTCAATCGCGCCACCAAGTATATTCCGACCCGCGCCGAGAACTACAAAGCCCTGGAAACGGCGGGCCGCAGTGCAGAACTCATCAAATAACGGCGCCTTGCGCATAGAATTGCGCGGCCTCGCGGCGCGCCATCCAGCCAGCGCAGCCAGTGCCGCGCCGGCTTTGAAGCCGCTCGGCCTTGCGATTACGCCGGGCGAGCAGGTGGCCGTGATCGGTCCTTCGGGAGCCGGCAAAACCACGCTCCTACACGCCATTGCCTGTGCGCTCAAGCCGGCGCAGGGGGGCTTGCTGCTCAATGACGATGACCCCTGGTCGCTGCCGGTGGCGCGCTTGCAAAAGCTGCGCGGCCGCATCTTCATGGCGCCGCAAAATCCGCCGCTGCCGCCGCGCCAGCGGGCAATCACCGCGGTTCTGGCGGCGCGCCTGCCGGCCCAGTCTCTTTGGCGGAGTCTGCGTTCTCTCGTCTATCCCACCGGCATTGGCGAAGCCCATGCGGCGCTACAACAGTTCGATCTCGCCGATAAATTATGGGATCGCGTCGACCGGCTTTCCGGCGGAGAGCGGCGACGGGTGGGCTTGGCGCGCGCGCTGGTAGCGCCGGCGTCTCTGTGGCTGATCGACGAGCCGCTCTCGGCTCTCGACCCGACGCGGGCGAAGTTGGCGATCGATACCTTGACGGGTGCGGCCCGTGAGCGCGGTGTGACTCTAATAGTCACCCTGCATCAGGTTAATGTCGCGGCGCGCTTTCCGCGGATAATTGGCTTGCGCGATGGCGAGCTGGTTTTCGATCTGCCGTCGATGGAATTGACTGACGACCGGCTGGCACGGCTCTATGCTCAATATGAGCATGAGTTGACGGGGCCTCGAACCTACGCGGCAGAGCCGAACTCTGACAATGTGGCGCTGCCGGGCCGAATTGTTCCGACCTGATACCGATCATGACTAACCTCGCCGCGCTAGCGCCGCCGCGCCGCGATCCGGCGTTCCACGAGCGCCTTTCTTGGGCTCTGCTGGCGCTGGTCCTATTGATCCCATCGCTCTACGCGACCGACTTCAAACCCTGGGTGTTCTTCACGCCCGAGAATCTGCGAGTCACCGCCCGTTTCATTGGCGATTTTTTTCCGCCCAAGCTCGAAGTCGAATTCTTGACCATGGTCGCGCGGGAGGCTTGGCGCACGGTGGCGATTGCGACAGCGGGGATTGCGCTGGCGCTGGTCTTCGCCGCGCCGCTGGCATTGGCGTCGACGGCGATTCTGTCGGTTTCGTCACTGCCCGGACGTATGCATGCAATCCCTTTTGCCGCGCGCCAGGCGGTTCGCTTGCTGCTGATTTTTCTGCGCAGCATTCCCGAGCTGGTTTGGGCGTTGGTTTTTGTGCGCGTGGTCGGGCTCGGAGCTACGGCCGGCGTGCTGGCGATCGCGCTCACCTATAGCGGAATGCTCGGCAAAGTCTACGGCGATATTCTCGAAAGCGGCAATCTGCATTCGACGACTTCCCTGCTGCGCAATGGCGCGAGCCGCTTGCAAGCATTCTTCTACGGCCTTTTGCCCGAGAACGCCGGAGAGCTCACCAGCTACACGATCTATCGCTGGGAGTGCGCGATTCGCTCCTCGGCGGTACTAGGTTTCGTTGGTGCCGGTGGGCTGGGCCAGCAAATGGAGTTGTCGATGAAAATGTTCAACGGCTCGGAAGTCAGCACCATGCTGATCGCCTTCGTGCTGTTGGTCTGGCTCGCCGATCACGTTAGCCTGCAACTGCGGAA
Coding sequences within it:
- a CDS encoding ABC transporter permease gives rise to the protein MTNLAALAPPRRDPAFHERLSWALLALVLLIPSLYATDFKPWVFFTPENLRVTARFIGDFFPPKLEVEFLTMVAREAWRTVAIATAGIALALVFAAPLALASTAILSVSSLPGRMHAIPFAARQAVRLLLIFLRSIPELVWALVFVRVVGLGATAGVLAIALTYSGMLGKVYGDILESGNLHSTTSLLRNGASRLQAFFYGLLPENAGELTSYTIYRWECAIRSSAVLGFVGAGGLGQQMELSMKMFNGSEVSTMLIAFVLLVWLADHVSLQLRKMIA
- a CDS encoding ATP-binding cassette domain-containing protein; this encodes MRIELRGLAARHPASAASAAPALKPLGLAITPGEQVAVIGPSGAGKTTLLHAIACALKPAQGGLLLNDDDPWSLPVARLQKLRGRIFMAPQNPPLPPRQRAITAVLAARLPAQSLWRSLRSLVYPTGIGEAHAALQQFDLADKLWDRVDRLSGGERRRVGLARALVAPASLWLIDEPLSALDPTRAKLAIDTLTGAARERGVTLIVTLHQVNVAARFPRIIGLRDGELVFDLPSMELTDDRLARLYAQYEHELTGPRTYAAEPNSDNVALPGRIVPT